From the genome of Streptomyces sp. SID8374:
GTACGCGACTCCGTCGGCCTCCACCCGTGCGACGGAGGGGTCGGCGGCCAGCCGCCGGGCCTGGCCCTCGTCGGCCTTCACGGAGAAGCCGCGCAGGGCGGCCGTGTAGGTGTGGCCGACCTTTCCGCCGTGCCGGCCGGCGAGGGATCTCGCGACCTTGTCCACATCCGTCCGCGCCACCGAGTCCTTGAACGTGACGATGTACGAGCCCGCCACCGCGCCCGCCCGGTCGGCGCCCAGGATGCGGCCTTCGGAGGGCGGGGGCGTGGGTGCCGCCCCCGCCGTACCGGCGCCGACGATCAGTGCGCCGACGGCACACGCGGCAGCGGCGACACGCCGCACCGCAGCTTGAGACACCATGCGATTCCTCCTGAGGGGTTGGCCCGGACCGGCTCCGGTCCGGGCTGGGCCCGCGCACGGCGAACACCGGGCACGGGCGAAGGAAGGGGCAGCGGCGGGGGCTCCGGACGATGGGCCGTCGACCTCGTACGGCGGATGCCGATCTTGGGGGGCCGGCAGATGTACGAGGGGGCGGAGCCACCGCCGCCTCACGAAGAATCGATCCATGGGGGCAGGTCGAACAATGCGTAGGTGTACCCAACCGTTCCGACCGCCCGGACCTCACCGTTCCGGCCGTCCGGACCCGGCGCGCGGCCGCAGCGATCACCGACGCCGGCCCGGAGTGGCGGGGCGCATCCCGGCCTGCGGGGACCCGCGTGGTGCGCTTGACACCAAAATCGAACATCCATTCTCATGGATTTCGGCCGGGTTTTTCCGGGCCCGACCGTGGAGTTGTCCACAGGCCGGGAGGACGTCGAGGCCCATTGTCAGTGGCAGGGGTTAGCGTCTTTGACGTGAAGCGATCGACTCAAGCAAATCGGGTGGAACCCATGGCAGGAACCGACCGCGAGAAGGCGTTGGACGCCGCACTCGCACAGATTGAACGACAGTTCGGCAAGGGTGCGGTGATGCGCCTCGGTGAGCGGCCCAACGAGCCCATCGAGGTGATCCCCACGGGATCGACGGCGCTGGACGTGGCGCTGGGCGTCGGCGGGCTGCCGCGTGGCCGTGTGGTGGAGGTGTACGGGCCGGAGTCCTCCGGTAAGACGACGCTGACGCTGCACGCCGTGGCGAACGCGCAGAAGCTCGGCGGTTCGGTGGCGTTCATCGACGCCGAGCACGCGCTGGACCCCGAGTACGCCAAGAAGCTCGGCGTCGACATCGACAGCCTCATCCTGTCCCAGCCGGACAACGGTGAGCAGGCGCTGGAGATCGTCGACATGCTGGTCCGCTCCGGCGCCCTGGACCTGATCGTGATCGACTCCGTCGCGGCCCTGGTGCCCCGTGCGGAGATCGAGGGCGAGATGGGTGACTCGCACGTGGGCCTCCAGGCCCGTCTGATGAGCCAGGCCCTCCGCAAGATCACCAGCGCGCTCAACCAGTCCAAGACGACGGCGATCTTCATCAACCAGCTGCGCGAGAAGATCGGGGTGATGTTCGGTTCGCCGGAGACCACGACCGGTGGCCGGGCGTTGAAGTTCTACGCCTCGGTGCGTCTGGACATCCGGCGGATCGAGACGCTGAAGGACGGGACCGACGCGGTTGGCAACCGGACCCGCGTCAAGGTCGTGAAGAACAAGGTGGCCCCGCCGTTCAAGCAGGCGGAGTTCGACATCCTCTACGGGCAGGGCATCAGCCGTGAGGGCGGGCTGATCGACATGGGCGTGGAGCACGGCTTCGTCCGCAAGGCCGGCGCCTGGTACACGTACGAGGGCGACCAGCTCGGCCAGGGCAAGGAGAACGCCCGCAACTTCCTCAAGGACAACCCCGACCTCGCCAACGAGATCGAGAAGAAGATCCTCGAGAAGCTGGGCGTCGGCGTCCGCCCGGAGGCCGAGTCCGCCGAGCCGGGTGCGGAAGGAGCGGCGACCACGGGGGCGACGGCGGAGGGTGCGGCGAAGCCGGTGACCGCTGCGGCCACCAAGGCGAAGCCGGCCAAGACCGCGGCGGCCAAGAGCTAGGCCGTGACACGTCGTACGGAGTGGCCGGAAGGCCCCGCGGAGCCCGGAGACGGCCCCGAATTCGACGGCGGACCCATCGACGGGTCCGCCTACGAGCCGGGGACCGGTCGCGGGGGGCGGTCCGGGCGCCGCTCACGCGGGGGAGTGGACGCGGGGGCCGGGTTCGGCGAAGGCGCGGGCCGCCGTGCCCGCTCCACCACCAGGAGCAGCGGCTCCCCCTCCTCGTCGAGGGCCGAGCAGGGGGAGCCGCGTGACCGGCGGGACAAGGGGGAGCCGCGGGACCCGGTGGAGCAGGCGCGCAACATCTGTCTGCGCCTGCTCACCGGGACGCCGAGGACGCGCAAGCAGCTCGCGGACGCCCTGCGCAAGCGGGAGATCCCGGACGAGGCGGCCGAGGAGGTCCTCTCGCGCTTCGAGGATGTCGGGCTGATCGACGACGCGGCCTTCGCCGGGGCATGGGTGGAGTCCCGGCACCACGGCCGGGGGCTCGCGCGCCGCGCCCTCGTCCGTGAGCTGCGGACGAAGGGCGTGGACTCCGCCGTGATCGACGAGGCGGTCGGCCGACTCGACACCGACCAGGAGGAGGAGCGGGCCCGGGAGCTGGTGGCCCGCAAGCTCCGCTCCACCCGAGGCCTGGACCGCGACAAGCGGCTGCGCCGCCTCGCGGGCATGCTCGCCCGCAAGGGGTACGGAGAGGGCATGGCCCTGCGGGTGGTGCGCCAGGCGCTGGAGGAGGAGGGCGAGGACACGGAGGGGCTGGACGAGCCTTTCTGAGAGGACTCACTGATCAGCGAACTCCTCACCGACCTGAGCGGGCCTTCTGAGAGGAGCGGCCGCTCCGAGGCGAGCGAGAGCAGCCGTTCCGAGGAGGGCGGGGACGGGGGAGCGTCCGAGGAGACCGAGGGGGACGGGGACGGATCCGTCGGGCCGTCAGTGTCCGGCGGAGGCCGCTCGGCGGGCGGCCGCGTCGACGAGGGCCAGCGCGTCCGCGGCGGTACGGCCCGGTGCGCGGTTCCACGGGCCGATCAGCCCGGGCCACCCCTGGGCGCGGAGCTCGGTGATCAGCCAGGCGCCGGCCCGGTTCACGGTGGCGGGGGAGCCGTAGCCGAGCCGGTGCGCGGTGAGCAGCGCGCCACAGACACAGCGGGCGCCACGGGCGTTGCGCAGCCGGTACGGGGTGTTCTGCCAGCCCCACTCGGCCAGGATCTGGTGTGCGTATCCGAGGTGGACGGAGGGCCGCAGATCTCCCTGGCCGACCCGCCGCCAGGCATGGACGCGATCGGGCAGGACCGCCCCCAGCCGGCCGGGGAGCGGGCGCTCGGGCGGAGGCGTCGCGGGCAGTGTCCGCAGCGCGTCGTCGATGAGCTGGTCGACGGGGACGGAGAGCAGGTCCCGCCAGTCGGAAGGCGGTCGGCCCTGAGTCGGTTCCGGGGGCTGGGCGCGGCCCGGTTCCGTACGCTCCGCCGGGCGCGGCCCGGGTTCGGGGGCGGTGAGTTCCCACCCCGAGACGATGCTCTGCCACGCCTGGGTGTCGTGCAGCCGGGACGCCTGGGCGTCCAGCTGGTCGGGGGTGAGAACAGGGATCGCCATAAGTGCGTCATCTCCGTACATTTCGCCTCTGTCTGAAGCGAATGTCGGTCGCGCACGGCGATGGCTCTAGTGGAGTGTGGCGTTCGGGTGTGCCCTGTCCCGTTCAGAAAGGGGAGGGGCGGCCACGTCACGCCGGTGGCCGCCCCTCCCTCGCCAGTTTGGCATCATCACCGGCTCGGCGTCAGCCGTCGGCCGCTGCCGGAGTCACCGGGAGGCCCGCCGCACGCCAGGCCTGGAAGCCGCCGACCAGGTCGGTGGAGCGGTGCAGTCCGAGTTGGCGCAGCGACGCCACCGCGAGGCTGGAGGCGTATCCCTCGTTGCAGATGACGACGACCGGGAGGTCGTGGCTCACCGCCTCGGCGGCGCGGTGGCTGCCCTGGGGGTCGAGGCGCCACTCCAGTTCGTTGCGCTCCACGACCAGCGCGCCGGGGATGAGCCCGTCCAGCTCCCGGAGCGCCGCGTACCGGATGTCCACCAGCAGCGCCCCGTCCGTCGCCGCGGCTGCCGCCTCCTGCGGGCCGATCCGGTCGAAGCCGGCCCGGACCCGCTCCAGCAGCTCGTCGATGCCCACCCGCTCCGAAGCGGTCGCGCGCCCGGTCCCGCCCACCTGCTCGGCTCCCCCCAGGTCCTCGGTGCTCACTGCCAGTCCTCCGGGCGCTCGGTCTGCTCCAGCCGGAGCACCGCGCCGGTGCGGCTGAACCGGCGGATCCGCGGCAGCGGCGGGTAGTACGCGTGGACGGAGACGGCATGCACGCTGTCGGACTCGTTGAGGACCTCGTGCACGTGGTTCTGGCCGAAGGCCCGCCCCTGACCGGCCGCCAGCTCCCGTGACCGGTCCACCCCCTCGTTCAGCTCCAGGGTCTTCCAGCCGTCGGTCGGCAGCCGAACGGCGAGCGAGTGCTCCTTGAGGGTGCCGGACGCGGTGGTGAAGGCACCGACCGAGTCGGCGTGGTCGTGCCAGCCCGTCCCGGTCCCCGGCGGCCAGCCGATCAGCCATGCCTCGCTGCCGCCGGGCCCGTCGAGACGGACCCAGGTGCGGCCCTCGGGGTCGAGGGGGAGGGAGGCGATGAGCGCCGTGTCCTCGGCGGCGCGGCGTACGAAGTCGAGGAGTTCGGCGACGGTGGGGCCGGAGGAGACGGCACGGGCCGAGCCGACCCGCGCGGAGACAGCGGGAGGGGCCGGAGCGGCGGTCACCGGACCGGTGACGGGAGAGGGTACGGAAGCAGCCGTGGGCACGGCAGGAGAGGGGGAAGACACAGGGACCGTCCTGAGAGTTCGCGCGAGGTCCCGGCCGTGCGGAAAGCGGCACGGACCGGTAGGAGAGGGCGATTCAGCAGGACGGGCGACACACGCAGCCCGCGTAACGGAGGAGGTCCATATGGACCCTCCGCCACAGGCGCACATCGGTGTCGGTCATGATCTGGAGTACACCATGTGCGCCCGTGACGGTCAATTGATCCTGGCGGCCCGCTCGGCGTGAACGGGGTCACGAGGCCCCGGCGCGCGCGCCGCCCCGCGCTCGTCGTCGCCGCTCTCCGCGCCCCCGGCCTCCGGTGTCCCGCCCAGCATGGCCCGCGCGGCGGCGAGCAGGTCGGCGGGCCGTACGCCGGCGAAGGCGGCCACCAGGTGTCCGTCGGGCCGCACCAGCAGGACGGTATGGGCCGAGGCGCCCGGATAGCTCTCCGCGACCAGCAGCTCCGCCGTCGACGGCAGCGCCCCCACAGCCTCCACCAGGCGTGGCATGAGGCCGGCGGTCAGCCAGTGCCGCCGGTCCCACACCCCGGTGCCGGGCGCCACCAGGATCACCAGCGGATGCCCCTGCCCCAGCCGCTCCCGGAGCCGTACCGCCGTCCCGTCCGGTGCCGTCACCCGTACATCGGCGACCGGCGCACCGGGGGGCGTACCCACTGCGGTGTGCGCCTCGGCGTGCGGTGGTGCGAGAGGGGAGTGCGTGTACGAAGGGGGCGCACCGAGCGCTCCGCGGCCCAGATGGCCGTCGGCGAGCAGGGTGTCATGGCCCCGGGCGGCTCCCGGTACCAGCGTCCGCAGCCCTCCGCCGCCCCGCAGTATCGGCAGGGACTGGTCGGCGGCGCGGAGCCGGGCGGCCACGGCGGCCCGGCGTTCGGCCTGGTAGCTGTCGAGGAGCAGATCGGCACCGCCGTGGTGCCAGGCGTGGGCGAGCTTCCAGGCCAGGTTCTCGGCGTCCCGGATCCCCTCGTCAAGCCCCTGGGTGCCGAGTGCTCCCAGCAGATGCGCCGCGTCCCCGGCCAGGAACGCCCGCTGCACCCGCCACCGCCGGGCGAGGCGGTGGTGGAGCGTGTGGACGCCGGTGTCCAGCAGCTCGTACGGCGGGGTCTCGCCGCACCAGCCGGCCAGGGTGTCCCGGATGCGGGCGATCAGGGCGTCCGGGGTGACCAGTTCGCCGCGCGGCGGGAGCAGCCAGTCCAGCCGCCAGACCCCGTCCGGCAGCGGCCGCGCGCTGATCTCTCCGCCGCCGTTGCGCCACGGCGGCTGCCGGTGCAGCACGGCCTCGCCGGGCCAGGGCAGTTCGGCCCGGAGTGCGGCGACGGCGTGCCGCTCCACCGCCGTACGACCGGGAAACCTGATGTCCAGGAGCTTGCGCACGGTCGACCGGGCGCCGTCGCAGCCGACCAGATAGCTGCCGCGCCACCAGGTCGAACCGGGCCCCTTGGTGTGCACCGTGACACCGTCGCGGTCCTGCTCCAGGGTGTCGAGGCGGCTCAGGGGCACCAGCTTCACCAGCGGCGCCGCCGCGACCGCCGCGCGCAGGGCGGAGGCCAGGGCGTGCTGCGGAACGTGGAGGGGGGCCGGGAGCAGCGGAACGTCCTCGTCACCGGAGTCGGCGAGGCCACCGGAGCCGCCGCGCCCCGCGCCCATCGGCACCTCACGGACCGGCTGCCTGCGGCGCATCAGGCGCCATCCGCTCCACCGCAGCCCGTCCTTCTCCAGGTGGGCGGCGCCCAGGCGCTCCACCAGGTCAGCGGTGTCCTCACGCAGCACCACCGTGCGGGCGAGACGTACTTCCTCCGTGCCGGGACCCTCGTCCAGGAGCACGCACGGGACGCCCTGGGCGGCGAGGGCCAGCGACAGCGTCAGACCGACGGGTCCGGCGCCGACGACGATCACCGGGTCCACGGCGCGTGTCCTCCGGCCCGTACGGTCATGCGGAACGTGGTGGTGGAAGCCGGGTGCGTGATCACAGAACGTATGCAACCCATTGGGGATGCTTGCGTCAAGTGACCGAGGCAGCGACGCGTGCGCCGCTGCCTCGGATGCTTCTGCCGACCGGAGTGGCGGGGCGTCAGTTCTGCGTCACTCCGCCCCCACCAGCACCGTCGGCACCGGTGCCTGCGCCCCCTGCGCCCCCCGCGTCCGGGCCGGGGATGCCGAACGTGCCGGCCGTCGCGTCGATGGTTCCGGGGGCCTGGACGGCCGGCGCCACCGCGATGCCGGTCTTGGCGCGGCGGCCGCGCTTCTCGATCCAGGTCGCCAGCGACGAGAGCAGCAGACACAGCGCGATGTAGATCGTGCCGATGACGGTGATCGTCGAGACGTACGGGTACTGCTCGTTCACCAGCGTGTTGGAGGCGATCAGACGCGCGGTCTGGAGCAGCTCCGGGTACAGGATGATGAAGCCGAGCGAGGTGTCCTTGAGGGTCACCACGAGCTGGCTGATGATCGTCGGCAGCATGGACCGGACGGCCTGCGGCATCAGGACGGTGACCATGACCTGGGTCTTGCGCATGCCGAGCGCGTACGCGGCCTCGCTCTGTCCCCGGGGGACGGCGTTGACGCCGGCGCGCAGCACCTCGGCCTGGACGCAGCCGTTGTAGATGGACAGGCCCGCCGCCAGCGCCCACATCGAGTAGTCGGTGAGGAAGCCGACCCAGATGGCGTAGATCGTGATCAGCAGCGGGAGCGAGCGGAACAACTCGATGAAGGTGGTCGCCACCCAGCGGACCGGCTTGTGGTCGGAGAGGCGCCCCACCGCGAGCAGTACGCCCAGCACGAGCGAGCCGACCGCGGCCAGGCCGAAGGCCTTGAGGGTGGCGACGAGGGCGTCGGCGATGTTCTGCCGGATGCCCGCGTAGTTGAAGATGTCCCACATCTCGGGGGCCAGGTGGCCCTTTTCGGCGAGCCGCAGCAGGCTGACGCCGATCAGCGCCGCGATGGCGAGCGTGCCGATGACGGCGTACAGGCGGTTGCGGACGACGGCCTTGGGGCCCGGGGCGTCGTAGAGAACGCTGGCGCTCATCGGGCGACCTCCATGCGACGCTCCAGCAGCCGGAAGAGGCCGCTGATGGTAAACGTGACGACCAGGTAGCCGAGGGCCACCCAGATGAAGACGGGGACGATGTCGTAACCCTTGTCGCTCATCAGCTTCTGCCAGCCGAAGAGCTCGGCGACGCTGAAGGCACCGGCGATCGCGGAGTTCTTGGTGAGCGCGATGAAGATGCTGCTCAGCGGGGCGATGACGGTCCTCGTGGCCTGGGGGAGCACCACGATGCGCAAGGTCTGGGCGAACGTCATGCCGATCGAACGCGCTGCCTCGGCCTGTCCCAGCGGCACGGTGTTGATGCCGGAGCGGACCGCCTCGCAGACGAAGGAGGAGGTGTAGAAGCCGAGGGCAAGCGAGCCGAGCACGAAGGGGCTCATCCCCGGGAAGAGGATCTCCGGGACGACGAAGAAGAAGATCAGGAAGAGCAGCGTCAGCGGGGTGTTGCGCATCAGCGTCACCCAGGTGGTGCCGAAGTACCGCAGCGGCGGCACCGGCGAGACCCGGAACCCGGCGATGACCACGCCGAGGACGAGGGC
Proteins encoded in this window:
- the recX gene encoding recombination regulator RecX, which codes for MTRRTEWPEGPAEPGDGPEFDGGPIDGSAYEPGTGRGGRSGRRSRGGVDAGAGFGEGAGRRARSTTRSSGSPSSSRAEQGEPRDRRDKGEPRDPVEQARNICLRLLTGTPRTRKQLADALRKREIPDEAAEEVLSRFEDVGLIDDAAFAGAWVESRHHGRGLARRALVRELRTKGVDSAVIDEAVGRLDTDQEEERARELVARKLRSTRGLDRDKRLRRLAGMLARKGYGEGMALRVVRQALEEEGEDTEGLDEPF
- the recA gene encoding recombinase RecA — translated: MAGTDREKALDAALAQIERQFGKGAVMRLGERPNEPIEVIPTGSTALDVALGVGGLPRGRVVEVYGPESSGKTTLTLHAVANAQKLGGSVAFIDAEHALDPEYAKKLGVDIDSLILSQPDNGEQALEIVDMLVRSGALDLIVIDSVAALVPRAEIEGEMGDSHVGLQARLMSQALRKITSALNQSKTTAIFINQLREKIGVMFGSPETTTGGRALKFYASVRLDIRRIETLKDGTDAVGNRTRVKVVKNKVAPPFKQAEFDILYGQGISREGGLIDMGVEHGFVRKAGAWYTYEGDQLGQGKENARNFLKDNPDLANEIEKKILEKLGVGVRPEAESAEPGAEGAATTGATAEGAAKPVTAAATKAKPAKTAAAKS
- a CDS encoding cysteine dioxygenase, whose product is MSSPSPAVPTAASVPSPVTGPVTAAPAPPAVSARVGSARAVSSGPTVAELLDFVRRAAEDTALIASLPLDPEGRTWVRLDGPGGSEAWLIGWPPGTGTGWHDHADSVGAFTTASGTLKEHSLAVRLPTDGWKTLELNEGVDRSRELAAGQGRAFGQNHVHEVLNESDSVHAVSVHAYYPPLPRIRRFSRTGAVLRLEQTERPEDWQ
- a CDS encoding FAD-dependent monooxygenase yields the protein MDPVIVVGAGPVGLTLSLALAAQGVPCVLLDEGPGTEEVRLARTVVLREDTADLVERLGAAHLEKDGLRWSGWRLMRRRQPVREVPMGAGRGGSGGLADSGDEDVPLLPAPLHVPQHALASALRAAVAAAPLVKLVPLSRLDTLEQDRDGVTVHTKGPGSTWWRGSYLVGCDGARSTVRKLLDIRFPGRTAVERHAVAALRAELPWPGEAVLHRQPPWRNGGGEISARPLPDGVWRLDWLLPPRGELVTPDALIARIRDTLAGWCGETPPYELLDTGVHTLHHRLARRWRVQRAFLAGDAAHLLGALGTQGLDEGIRDAENLAWKLAHAWHHGGADLLLDSYQAERRAAVAARLRAADQSLPILRGGGGLRTLVPGAARGHDTLLADGHLGRGALGAPPSYTHSPLAPPHAEAHTAVGTPPGAPVADVRVTAPDGTAVRLRERLGQGHPLVILVAPGTGVWDRRHWLTAGLMPRLVEAVGALPSTAELLVAESYPGASAHTVLLVRPDGHLVAAFAGVRPADLLAAARAMLGGTPEAGGAESGDDERGAARAPGPRDPVHAERAARIN
- a CDS encoding amino acid ABC transporter permease translates to MSASVLYDAPGPKAVVRNRLYAVIGTLAIAALIGVSLLRLAEKGHLAPEMWDIFNYAGIRQNIADALVATLKAFGLAAVGSLVLGVLLAVGRLSDHKPVRWVATTFIELFRSLPLLITIYAIWVGFLTDYSMWALAAGLSIYNGCVQAEVLRAGVNAVPRGQSEAAYALGMRKTQVMVTVLMPQAVRSMLPTIISQLVVTLKDTSLGFIILYPELLQTARLIASNTLVNEQYPYVSTITVIGTIYIALCLLLSSLATWIEKRGRRAKTGIAVAPAVQAPGTIDATAGTFGIPGPDAGGAGGAGTGADGAGGGGVTQN
- a CDS encoding rhodanese-like domain-containing protein, whose protein sequence is MGGAEQVGGTGRATASERVGIDELLERVRAGFDRIGPQEAAAAATDGALLVDIRYAALRELDGLIPGALVVERNELEWRLDPQGSHRAAEAVSHDLPVVVICNEGYASSLAVASLRQLGLHRSTDLVGGFQAWRAAGLPVTPAAADG
- a CDS encoding amino acid ABC transporter permease, whose translation is MNVLLDNFPEFRDGFIGTVSITAVSSVIALVLGVVIAGFRVSPVPPLRYFGTTWVTLMRNTPLTLLFLIFFFVVPEILFPGMSPFVLGSLALGFYTSSFVCEAVRSGINTVPLGQAEAARSIGMTFAQTLRIVVLPQATRTVIAPLSSIFIALTKNSAIAGAFSVAELFGWQKLMSDKGYDIVPVFIWVALGYLVVTFTISGLFRLLERRMEVAR